The genomic stretch CAAATCCGAGGTTCCAAGGAACATGTACTATAGCAAGGCAAACCCCAGATGGAAGAGACAATGCCAATGTTCAATACTGGATTAATTCATCTTCATTCAAAGCTCTGCCTCTTTGATTGATGGGATTGGCGTACAACATTCCGCTGGTGAGTGAATCCTGATCATTCCTAGCACTCTGATAATCAGGCAGCTAAATCCACTTCCCACTAGGATATGCTATCTTAATCCCACCAGACCAAACAAATAGCAAGATGTGTGTGCAATGTTTCTTGCACAGGTTTAGCAAGAAAAAAGTTTCTTGCACATTAAAGTGCACAAAGAGTGTACAATTCAATGCTAAATGCAAGGCCCAATGAAACCACCACAATTTGATTACAATACATGTCTACAGTCTACTCCAATCACTCATCTATGTGTAAGTTGTAACTCAACTGAAGGAAGCAGGAGAATGCTCAAAATAATATGAATGAAATCAACTAATTCTATTTCAATATCTGAAAACAGTAGTATGATGAATTCACTATGCTGCAGGATAAAATAAGTACAAAATACAAGCCCATAACACTTATCTATAGATGCATCGACAATTGATTGTCAGGTTCTAGAAGGTCAAGGAACATGTCCAAACTATATGACTTCTCACTCAGTTGGCCAAACAAAACTCAAGCTCAAATTACCACGAACTGAGTTCAAAAAATATATTGTGCGTCAAGTTACTTGAATAGCAAAAATGGAATTCAGAGGAGCCCACAACAAAGGCCTGCTGTTTATGCTGTTGTGTCATCCTGGTTATGAACACGCCATAGAACTTTTATTCAGAGTGAATAGACTGCTTTGTAAACAGGGAAAAGGAAGGTAAATTGTACTTCAGATATCTATTTGACTTTTTTCCCCAACTAATTGAATTTTAGTTCCATTATGCAGAAATAGAAATCTATATGGAGCTCAGAGGAAAATATCGAAACAGCAACTGACCTCTGCTTGGCTGATTGTTGTTAACAGTATAGTTGCCCATGTAACTTGCTGATACGTCTGATTTGATATTTGGATCAATATTTCCAAGATCATGGCCAAAAGAAGGTATGTCAACCTCAGATGATGCAAACCTCCAGGCTGTGCCACCATAAATAGAGCTGCTACCATATGTATCAGGGTTGTTCACTTCATATGTATTGCCTGATGCAGAGAAAGGTTCACCAATTGTACCAGTTGAGTTGCTCCTCCCATAGCTGCCAGAAGGCAAACCAAAGTTATTATCTCCAGCTCCACGGCCAAGGTTCCCTGACCCAAGGCTTGAAATGTTGCCCATCGCATGAGCAGAAGGGAGACCTCCCCAATTGTCACCAGTAATACCGACTTGACCTCCATTTCCAGGTGAAGCAAAAGCATTCATGTTTGTAGGATTGCTCGGGTAGTTTAGACTCCCATTACCCCAAACATTCCTAGACATTGAACTCAACATTGATCCTGAATCATCATTGAGGCCAAGGTACCCAATAGGACTACCCAATCTGTTCGAACTTCCATTGTAGTACGAACCCATTTGCCTCCCATTGGAACTGTTGATGAAACCTGAGTTTGCACCAAAAGTTCCGCTCATCCCACCTTCAACATTCATGCCCATCCCAAAACCTGGGCCAAAAGAAGAGAACCCATTCCGTGCACCTGAAAGCAGGCCATACCTTCCATCCACCCTCATGCCATAGCCTCCTATGGGGTTCGGGTTGTAACCCTGGTTGAAGCCATTCAGGAAGCGGTTCATAGCATAGCTCTGCCCTGCTCCCGCAGGCGAGCGTGCAACAGGTCCAGGAGACTGCTCTTTTGGAACAGCCCTCTTGACCTCAACCATTTTACCATTCAGCTCATGGAAGCTCTTGTGCAGAGCTTTGTCCACAGCATCTTCTGAATCATAGGTGATGAATCCAAAGCCCCTCGGCCTCTGCGTGTTGTGGTCATACATCACAACCACATCGGTTATGACACCGAATTGCTCAAAGTACCTTCTGAAGTCAGCCTCTGTGACATTTGAGGGCAAACCTCCAACAAAGATCTTTCTAGTACGGCCCGGTCCAGGTGACCCTATGCTGCTGGCATTGCTCTTGCTCACGATACTGTGGTCGTCCCTGGGAACGGCCTTCTTTGCCTCCACCTGAATCAAAAATGGACAATTCAGCTCGCACAGTGAAAAAGACAGCAGCTTTCCAACAGAATTCCCACCAAAAATGCGCATTGCTATATCAGCAGACCCACAAAAAAGGAAAGGCGTGCGAAACGCAATTACCATGCGCCCGTCGATCATGTGCTTGTCCATGGTCACCCGCTCCGCCACCGACGCATCGGAGAAGACCACGAACCCGAACCCACGAGCGCGGCCCGTGCTGCGGTCCCGCATGATGACGGCCTCGGTGACCTCCCCGAAGCCGCCGAAGTACTCGCGGAGGCGGTCCTCGTCCGTCTCCCACGAGATGCCGCCGACGAAGAGCTTTCCGGAGTAGTTGGCCGCCTCCAtcgctcccctcccctcccctcctctcctccccctgcAATCCAGAAGCGCACGCACGATTTACACCAGATCCGGCGGCGAGATCCGTACCAgatccggcggccgccggcgcgatCCGGCGCCGATCGGCGTGGGGATCCCGTACGACGAGCAGGGAGGCGTGGGGGTCGCGCACGTCGGCACGGAGGGGGATCGGACGCTTACCGGtcggttggcggcggcggcgaggagggatcGGGGGGCTCGTCGGCGCTCTCCGGCGCTGCCTGCTAAGATCTCGAGGCGACCATGGGAGGCTGGGGGTGAGGTTACTTGGCTTGGAGACGAGGCCGAGGATGAAATCTGAGTGGGAGGCACACTGCGAGAGCAGGTGTGCTATAGCTTCCCCGTGTTTAAATGGTGGCTAATGACTTTTAGGGCCCGTTTCAAAACGCTTCAAATTTCACAGGGTTTTCGGGGAGAAAAAAAAGGTTGAGCTCCTTAAATTCAAAAGAAATTCATGCCTTCCAAAAGCATTTATATTTTGCACGGATACTGTCTATGTAAGCTCGTTCTTTTTTAAAAGATGTAAGCTCGTAGTTAACGTACTCAATCGTAGAGGATATTTATCTACGTGTACATCATGTTCCCTCCATGAGCGTGTAGAGGATATTTGTTGACAGTCTAACCATACAAGGAAGGATATAATATCGATCGGTTAATTACCGACACGAATAACTAGAGCTTAAATAACAACTTTTAATTGTGCGTTCACATTTCCATAAATATGTAATCCGATAACCTATCAATTAACACGTAATGATGTTTAACATGTAATGACGTTATCAGAGTAACTACTGAAAGGTATGTAATATCACAGCAAAAATGCATACAACCACTTATGTCCCTGCTAGTGTTGGAATTATGGATATTGTTAGGTAAGAGATACCTACAATGGTAAGTGTTGCTTCTGTGAAAGCGGCTGGGCAAAGGATGTATACATACCATTAGAGTTGAGGTTTTTTCAAGCTAAGTATAGTTTAATTGGTTTGCCTCCCTTTGGGCGAAACATGTCTAAGTTTAAGTCTTCTACTCAACAAGAATGCCCATATTTTCAGCTAATTACTTTTCAATATAGGTGATGTACCCCTCAAGTTACATGTGGTGCGGTCTCAGTCATCAATAGGAATGAATCTATATGTGTATATAAGTGCCTATATCTATGGTGTGTTTCAAACAAAGAAGTAATATTTAaactgtttttttcctttttactaAGGGTAACGGTGAGATGAGGCTTTTTGACTTACATATGTTATTTCCATCAAAATTTGTTAGGAGCTTTCGTCTTACCAACTAGATCCTTCCATGAATGTCTGGTGGAACACATCATGACCATGCTTAAGAATTATAGCTCTAATAAACGATCCCTAATATGATTGTAGGAGTACAAATTATAAAATAGACCATATATAATGGCTTATGGTTTTGATCTTGGGCATTGTGCACTTGACCATATCATGTACAATAGTGATAGTCATATGCCTATTGTCAACCACAAGCGAAAAACAATTCTCTCTTCTTATCCATATCCGTTCTCTCATCAATATCTTAGTATGCACCTGCCACTAGAAGAAAAGCATGCCAAACACAAAATAGCCAAGTATAGTGATATCAAGCAGTAGAAGAACATTCATTGTCAACTATAAGATTTTATTTACAATGGCACTAAAAACCTGCATTATAATTAGTGCATTGAGtaactatttttttcttcttgttgcCTACCATATGTTTGTTATATAGTGTTAGCCGCATTTGGCTGGATCAAGTAAAAATTCGTTTTTCTCATTTATCTATTTATCAGTTATTTGGCCCGCTACTTTCAAAATAAATTCATTTAGCGGGTCAATGGATACAAATACGGAtccccgcaaaaaaaaaaaacaaaaaaaacaaaactatTGGTGGGCTACTGGGCTGGGCCGGTGCAGGTGGATTGGGCGCGCGCGTAGAGAGAGAGGCGGTTCCATTGGGCTTTGATTAATCGAGTCCAATCGGACCGTCTGGCCGCGTAGCCACAGCAGCTAACCACGGACCCGAGCCCCATCGCGGCGGATCCCACGCCGGAGTGaacccttcgccgccgccgtccgtccGTCGCCGGAGGGCGAgggtgacgaggaggaggagggcaagATGAAGACGACCAAGGGGGGCAAGGTGATGAACCCCACCGACGCCTTCCGCAAGGAGCAGCGGAAGAAGGAGCTCAAGCGGGTGAGTGCCCGCCCAACCCTAGGGTTTCCCCGGTCCCCGCGACGCCCGCTGGTTCGATGCGGGCGCCCTATTCGGTTCGTAATCGCGACGGTGACAACGCTGCTGATTTGACTCGATAGGCTTTGGTTGGGGTGGATTAGGGTTGTACGGGGTGGGAGTGGTGACGGTAGCTTCGTAGATGGGTTCATCTGATTGTGGAAGCCCCAATATAGGTTGTTGAACGCGAAATTTGTCTGCTTTAGAGCTTGTTACGGTGGATTGATCACCTAGTAATTTGACATGGGAAAGCTCATATCCCATCCAAGATGCTTATTTATATTTTTGGTTGCTACTTGTTGAATCTGAAGATCTTAAATGCCACAGAAGAACCAAATAAATAACCTTAGATGTTGACTGGTACTAGTATTTTGGCAGTTTGACTGTGAATTCTATGCTGTTCTGATGTGTTATTTTGTTTAGTTTTGTTGGCGATTTATTTTTAGGAGGATTTGGGCTATCTTAAGTGGAATATGAGGTTTCAATCTTAAATGTGACAAGTTTTATCATGGAAATGCAAAAACCACTTGTCCGTGTAGGAACTTCTACTATAGTAAGCCCTTCACAAGGCATCAGTATTTGCTCCAAGGATGTTGTTGTGTTTAGAAGATGGAACGGTGATTGAAGTTTTGTAGAACTTATAGCTATGCGTACAAGTAGCAAGGCCTTGTTGGTTGGCACTGGAGGATCAATCTTGTTTGGCATACTGAACAAACTAATTGCCTGCAATTGTTATGAGATCATATAAAAAATGGCACGTTgctaatttatttatttgttaTCAATTCATATCATCTAATGGTTTTCTTTTTCCACTTATCTTCCATCTTCCAgaacaaaaaagaaaggaagaaggtgcGAGATGTTGGTATTTTGAAAAAGGATCCAGAGGCTATTAGGGAGCAGATTGAGAAGTTGGAGAAGATGAGTAAGTAAATCAGAGTTTATGTGCTTGCATTTAGAACATGAATCAGAAAGTGATATTCTTTTTTATGAACCTTTTGTTCTATGCATATCTCATGTTACTTGTTATTCTGTTTTAGTTCTCATAACATGGTTCATTTGGTCTGTAGTGGTAGCATTATTTCTATATTGTTCTTCCATATTTGGTATACATTCATGACCTATTTGCTATGTCCCTAACTTATTTCCATTTCAAATTTCCAGCGATTTTGACTCTTGCAGTTGGCTAATTATCTCTCTGTTCTGGTGTTTCTAGTGTGGTCCTATTGTTGAAACAATTGTATAGCTCAGGCAACGTAAAGCATCAAATAGGGTATTAGCATGGAGTTACCTAATATGTATGTACCATGACCTCATGAAGCATTATATTTTGCAACATTTGCCTCTTGTCCACCTCTTTCAATTGTTACCTGCTCCGCCTCTGTTTTCCACATGGCTCATTTCACTTTCTTATTCCCCGTGAGCTTTGTTTCTACGGGCCCTGATAGTCTTGATCATTATGGGTCTTATGATAACCGAAACTCATTTTGGCATTAGAAAAGATAATGGTTCCCTCTTGACCATTCTAATCAGTACGGTTACAATGCTCTATATTCGTGTTCATTATTGGCCAGATTTTTTGTTTTGAATTCATCATGAGTACTTTATTTTGAACTTATAACTCTATGCTCTTTTAGTTGCATTGTTCGAGAAAATTTTCAGTGCACAGATTTTCTATCattttcatacaaaaataaCTGATGATTATTTTGTCTATTCTAGGGCTTGTCAATCCTGAAattgttccttttcttttattggTGCAGAGGCTGATGGTGCTCTTGACAAGGCTAGGAAACATAAGAAAAGACAGCTTGAGGATACATATAATCTTATTGTTAAGAAAAGAAAGGTAttttgatttcaggaatctagACTCCATGcacttttttttattgttttttagTCTATCCTACTCATAAATTTATAGACGGTTTCTTTTTCATAATCTTTCGTCCTGTTGGACATGTTTCTTGGCATTGTCATGGCAAGTTAGCTGTGCTAGTTGGCCTTCATTTTTTGAATTAATTTTTGACATTCTTTACTAATGTTCTAATGAAGTTTATCAGGATATAGGAAAGTGGTATTTCATATGATTTTGGTAAAATACAGTATGCTGTTAAGAAGCATCTTGTTCCACTTTATGCTGTCAGTGACTATGGCAATTATCTTGACTGAATGTTTTGATTTGGCGTGCCTTTTTATTTCTCAACATTGGAAGATTTAGACTAGAAGGGATTATGATGGTAGTATTGATACAATGTTATATTAAAATTGAATCTTATTAGTTGTTAAGACACATAAGTTCTGCACCAAAGTCTAAATTTGAGTTTTGGATTGAACGTGTAGTTTCTAAGTAACTTCCAAGGGCAACATAGCAGTAAATTCTTGCTAATTCCTATTCAGACATAGAAGCTCATTACTTATGGTTTTTCCCAGGAATATGAACAGAAAATGAAGGAGAAGGGTGAGCAGCCGGTTATGTTCGGGTGAGCTTTACTGATATTTTATGCATTCATCCTATTAGATAGCAATATTACTGTTCCTTCTCACCCAATTGCCTTTCTTTCCCCCTAGCCATCTTGGACCACCAAAGAGACGGCCTgcagcagaggaagaagatagagcaAATCCTAAGCCTGAGGTATGTTATGTTTTTCATTGGAATTATTTTTAAAGGTTTTTGAATATTTGAATACATACTTACCACGTTTGTATTACAGGACTCTGTTTACTATCATCCAACCTTAAATCCATCTGGAGCACCACCACCTGGAAAACCTCCCATGTACAAATCATCTATAGGTTACTATCTTTATCTCTCTTTAGCTTGTAAATATTTCATTTTCTGAAAGAAAAATCATGATCTTATAAAATTACCTTCTTACAGTTTAGTAATCATAACTAGCTTTTTCTCAGTTTCATTTCTTGCTTGACATGCAGGACCAAGAATCCCACTGCCTTCCTCATCCAACGCGGGGGCCTCATCTTCCATGTCAGAGTCTGAAGCAGGTCCATCCACCCTGCCAccccctccaccaccaccaccattgccAGCCACCTCAGAATCCATTGATCCATCTGCACCTCCTTTCCCTTTGCCCCCACTCCCACCCccgcccccaccaccacctAAGCCTGTCAGTGACTCAGCACTGCCAAGCTTacctccgccacctccacctccacccggTCCACCGCCAAGAGAACTTGTATCAGGTCATACAGTActtccaccacctccgcctccaccgcagAGGCCGTCTGGTGCAAATGAGAGCATAACTGATTCTGCTCAGGTGTCTACTTTGAATCTCTTTTGTATATTTAGTAGGAATTTTTAATAGGACAATGTTCTAACTTGGAAATCCTATTGTTAATGTATCAAACTGATTTTCCTAAGTTTAAATGTTTGGATGCTGACCTGGTCTTACCTTCTTTGCAGCCCTCGGTTGTcctgcctccaccgcctccgccgcctgggTTGCCACCAAAATCAAATGACATGGAGGCTGCTGGTCCTTCAAAGGACACTCCTGGGTTTATACAAGATACTGCTGCAAGGGTcttgccaccaccgcctccaccgCAATCATCAAATTTGCCTCCTCTACCTCCAAGGCCACCATTGCAACCTGATATGCTAACTCCTGGAGTCATGAGATTTCCACCGCCCCCACCACCGCCAGATTCAAGGCCACAGTATATGGCTCCTGGGGTTGCCAggccccctccacctcctccaggATTACCCCCAGCTCAGATGCCGATGCCACCGTATGGCGTACTTCCTGGTCCACCACAGATGCCTAGGCCTCCGTTTTTGCCAGGACCCCCTATGCATCCAGATGAGTTTGCTGCCTTTGGACCAAGGCCTCAGTTACCTCAGCAGCCATCATATGTGAAGTCAGCTGCCCCAACAGTTGTCAAGAGACCATTAGCACAGCACACTCCTGAGCTGACGGCTATGGTATGTTAACTGGCTTCACATTATTCCTTGAATTATTCAATCTTCTAGAGTTCTGTAATGTAAGTGGCCCATTCTGCTTTAAATTGTTGCAGGTTCCTGCATCTGTACGGGTCAAGAGAGAATCTGCTCTCCCGAAACCAAAACCAAAGgtggtgcagcagcagcagtcatCAACACCGTCCATTTCAAAGCCTTCAGTGACCCTCATAAGAAGTGATGTCCAGCCTTCCTCATCAGCACCCAAGCCGCCAAGCATCGATGATTCATATATGGCATTCTTGGAAGACATGAAGGAATTAGGTGCTCTTGATGGGTAACTCAAATAGAGTAGATTTCTGATTGCACTTGAGCATCCGCTGTCTAAACATCAGCCCCATCTTGATCTGTGGCTATTGAATCCCGCTCAGATACTTGAGATCATTTCATGTCCCAAAAGAAAACCTTGAGATTAGTTTAATTGGAAAATGGGAAAACAATTGTAATCAACCTTTTGGTAACTAGGTTGTTATGTTGCCCAACTGTGCAGTGATAAATAGTCTCTGAAACTTAAATGGTTGGCTCTAGCTGGGATATCTCCCAGCTGTAGGTTCAACGAGACCCCCCCTGGCAGATTTGGAGATAGTACCAGTCGTGGTGAACACTACTGTGTGCTTTATGTCGTGGACTATTTCATATGAAAACCAGCTCAGATATGCTTGTGGAAAACGAGTAGAAGCTGTTGTGAGCTCGTCATATTTGTGAATGCCGGTG from Setaria italica strain Yugu1 chromosome II, Setaria_italica_v2.0, whole genome shotgun sequence encodes the following:
- the LOC101766561 gene encoding heterogeneous nuclear ribonucleoprotein 1, whose amino-acid sequence is MEAANYSGKLFVGGISWETDEDRLREYFGGFGEVTEAVIMRDRSTGRARGFGFVVFSDASVAERVTMDKHMIDGRMVEAKKAVPRDDHSIVSKSNASSIGSPGPGRTRKIFVGGLPSNVTEADFRRYFEQFGVITDVVVMYDHNTQRPRGFGFITYDSEDAVDKALHKSFHELNGKMVEVKRAVPKEQSPGPVARSPAGAGQSYAMNRFLNGFNQGYNPNPIGGYGMRVDGRYGLLSGARNGFSSFGPGFGMGMNVEGGMSGTFGANSGFINSSNGRQMGSYYNGSSNRLGSPIGYLGLNDDSGSMLSSMSRNVWGNGSLNYPSNPTNMNAFASPGNGGQVGITGDNWGGLPSAHAMGNISSLGSGNLGRGAGDNNFGLPSGSYGRSNSTGTIGEPFSASGNTYEVNNPDTYGSSSIYGGTAWRFASSEVDIPSFGHDLGNIDPNIKSDVSASYMGNYTVNNNQPSRGITS
- the LOC101767258 gene encoding formin-like protein 3 — protein: MKTTKGGKVMNPTDAFRKEQRKKELKRNKKERKKVRDVGILKKDPEAIREQIEKLEKMKADGALDKARKHKKRQLEDTYNLIVKKRKEYEQKMKEKGEQPVMFGHLGPPKRRPAAEEEDRANPKPEDSVYYHPTLNPSGAPPPGKPPMYKSSIGPRIPLPSSSNAGASSSMSESEAGPSTLPPPPPPPPLPATSESIDPSAPPFPLPPLPPPPPPPPKPVSDSALPSLPPPPPPPPGPPPRELVSGHTVLPPPPPPPQRPSGANESITDSAQPSVVLPPPPPPPGLPPKSNDMEAAGPSKDTPGFIQDTAARVLPPPPPPQSSNLPPLPPRPPLQPDMLTPGVMRFPPPPPPPDSRPQYMAPGVARPPPPPPGLPPAQMPMPPYGVLPGPPQMPRPPFLPGPPMHPDEFAAFGPRPQLPQQPSYVKSAAPTVVKRPLAQHTPELTAMVPASVRVKRESALPKPKPKVVQQQQSSTPSISKPSVTLIRSDVQPSSSAPKPPSIDDSYMAFLEDMKELGALDG